The DNA window TCCAAAGTGTTTCCATTTTCGCCTCCTTTTCATAATGAAACAAATCCAGCTGCTTCACCGCCCCTGCCCGGTCAAACACATGGAGCGCGGCAACGCCAAGAAGCCGCACCGGACGGCCGTTCCAATGCTTTTGGAACAACCGCGCCGCATAGGAAAAGATCTCCTGGGCATCCCATAACGGTTCCATTCCAGTTTGGCTGCGGGTGATCGTGTGAAAATCGTGGTAGCGAATGGTCAGTTGAACGGTTCGCGAGGCAACCCGCTTTTCGCTCATCCGGGCGCCGACCGATTCGGCCAGCTGGCGCAAGACAGCGAGCAGTTTCTGTTCTTCCTCGATATCGTACGGCAGCGTTGTTGAGTGTCCGATCGATTTTCGCTTTTCCGCCGCTGCTGGATCCACCGGACGCGGGTCGATGCCGTTCGCCCGCTCATAAAGACGGGGGCCATAGATGCCAAACGTCTGGCGAAGACGCTCGCGGTCAGCTTTGGCGAGATCGCCGATCGTATGGAGGCCAAGCGCATGCAGCTTCTTCGCCGTTTTGTCGCCGACGCCATGCATCTGTTCAACCGGAAGCGGCCATAACACGAACGGAACATCGCGCTTGCGCAGCACGGTGATGCCAAGCGGCTTTTTCCTGCCGATTGCCATTTTCGCCAAAAACTTATTCGGAGCGATGCCGATGCTCACCGGAATTGACAGCCGCTCAAGCAGTTCTTGTTGGATATGACGCGCCAACGTGAGCGGGTGAACCATTGGCATCCGCCCGGTCATGTCCAAATAGCCTTCATCAATCGAGGCCCGCTCCAAAACAGGCGAGAAGCGCTGCAAGCATTGAAACAAGCGGCGGCTCATTTCGCGGTATAACGCGAAATCCGGCGGCCGCACGACGAGCGCTGGACAGCGTTTTTTCGCTTCCCAAAGCGGCATCGTCGTATAGATGCCAAACTGTTGTTTCGCTATATAACTGGCCGCCAGCACAATTCCTTTCCGTTCTTTCGGGTCTCCTGCCACAACGACCGGTTTTTTCTGAAGCGATGGGTCACGGGCGATCTCACAGCTAGCGAAAAACGAATTGGCGTCTACGTGAAAAATAATCCGTCCATGCGATTCGCGCTCCGTTTGCATCTTTCTTCCCTTCTTTTCTTTCGTTGGATTCCTATTTTGCGAGGAAAATCAACAACGTATCACCCAACGACGCCGTCAGCACCGCCGGCAAGGCATGCCGCCAACGCCGCTGAACCGCTCCTTAGGTCAAAATGAACACGTTTTGCATCCCCAGCGGCAAAATGAGTCCAAACGCAAGGATAAGCCCGTGAAGAAAGGCTTTCATCATGCTTGGTTCCTTCCGTCCCCTTGCAGCCAGCGATAGATTAAAGCCGCATTCTCTTCATCCACATCGACGACGCAGACGCGGGTGCCAAGCGGCATAACGGCGGCGGAAATGGTGGCTAATCGTTTTCGCTGTTGCCACCATGTCGCCGACACCTCAACCGCTTGCAGGCGGCGTTTCACCATGTATGTGGTCGTTCGGCGGAACCAGCCGCTGCGGAGTGTTAACTGCCCTGAAGAAAGCGACCAGCCGGCCGCCTGATAGCGCCGCGCCCCGATCCACAGAGCGAGCGGCAGCGCAAACAAAAGCCCCGCTCCCCATGGGCGCTCGATGTAGGCGGCCAATGCCAGGGGAGCCGCCAGCCAATAGAGCGGCCGAAGCATATAGCGGAGTTGGGCTCGCTTCGGCAACGGGCGGAGCGCGACACCGAGATCGTACTCCGGCAGGCACGCGTGAACGATCGAGGAGACGCGCTCTTTTTTTACAAGCGGGCAAAGAACCACATCCCCTAGTGGACCGCCATCAAGCGCCCCGCCGGCATGAATGAGCGATACGGTCGCATACCCGAACAAACGGCGCAGCCAGCTCTCATGGATCATCACCCCTTGAACGCGGCCAATAGGGACTGAGACCGTTTGGCGTTCGAGCCAACCGCGCGTGATGACAATCGTATCTTCTTGCCTGCGCACCGCAAACGAAGCGAAGCGGATCATATTTTGCCCGATCGCCACCCCATACGCAGCCAACAGCGCCACCAAACCAGCCGCCCCAATGTACCACCGCCCATGTCCGTTCCATGTCGCCTGTACATTGCGAAAGAGCGCTTCATACGGGATTAAGTCGCCAAGCTGGGACAGGAAGGCCCAAACGGCCGCCACTACGCCAAACGCTCCCCCGCTTGTCACAGCGGCAAGCCATACTTCCTTTACCGAAAGTGTAAATAAAGGAGGAGGCAGCGGCTGATTCTCGCGCTCATTTTGGAGATGAGACGCCTCTGCCTGCTCTTTTGCCCGCTCGATCTCGCGCTGCAAGCGGCGCACTTCTTCCCTCGACACGGCGGCGAGCACCACTTCTGCTTCCCCAGGCCCACTCCCGGCGGTTTCAATTTGAACTTTTACGACTCCAGCCAGCCGCTGCCATATTCCTTCCGCTGTGGAAATGCCTTGAATGCGCTCAAACGGGATCGTCCGTTTTTTGCGGACAAACAACCCTTCTTCCACTTCCAGCGTTTGTCCGTCCCAGCCGTATTTGAAACGAACCCAGGAAAGGACGCCGGCAACGATCGTGTAAGCGAACACAAGAAGCGGCATGACGAGATCCCGCCAAGAAAAATCGCCGCGGCTGCCAGCGACAACGACCACCAAAAGCGGGAGCAGCGCGTGTTTCAGCTCCCTCCCCACTCCGGTTGCCATCGCGATCGGATGAAGACGCCGCTTAGTCATCATCCTGATCCGCCGCCTTCGCCCGCTCGGCGATCAGCCGGCAGAGCCGTTCCGCCTCCGATTCAGACAGAGCGGGGATTTCATGGACGGTAGCGGCCGTGAAAATCACGACCGAAGCCAACCCGTACCGTTTGAGCAAAGGGCCTTGGCGCACATCGACATGTTGGACGCGATTCATCGGAACTAACGTCCATGTCGTTGACCAAACGCCGTGCTGAATTTCTATTTCTTCGTCGCGAATATCATAACGCCATCGTTTCTGGCGCAAGGGAGGAAGCCATCCGACCCACAAGATCGCTCCCACTCCCCAGATGCCCGCCAACGGCGCTAACCACCACTCAGGAACATGGAAACGCCACAACACCCAAGCGATCCCACCGATGATGACACCGCCAGCCAATGCCCCCAACGCCCCGGTCAAGCGCCACACGGTGATGGCTTTTTCCGAAATCGGTTTACCGCTGTTGCGAAGCATCCTACCAATCTCCTTTTGGCAAGTTCAAAACCTGTTTCCAGTATAACAAAACATTTCCACATTGACGACGTGCTTTTTTCGCAAAACATTGACAGAAAAACAAAACTATTATATTCTAAAACTATCTTTTTCGCTTAACTGCATAAAAGCGTAAAAGCAAGAAAGCAAATCATGGAATGAACGTCGTGCGAGAAAGGTTGTTGCTGTATGGAACATTCCCGCTCCTCATTGCAAAAAGGGCTGCTGCCCCGCCATGTGCAGTTGATGGCGCTAGGCGGCATGATCGGCACCGGCATTTTCAAAGGGAGCTCTGATACGATTCACATGGCCGGACCGAGCGTTATTCTTACGTATCTCCTCGGCGGCGCGCTGTTGTTTCTCATTATGGCCGCCTTAGCGGAGATGGCCATCGCCTATCCGGGCGAAAACGTTCAGCATTTGATCCGCCGGGCGTTTGGCTTTCGCTGGTCGTTTCTTGTCGGGTGGCTGTATTGGGCGAACTGGACGTTGGTCACCGTCGTCGAGCTGCTGGCGGCAGGCAGTTTTTTGCGCTATTGGATGCCGTCGGTGCCGCTTTGGCTGCTCGCTCTGAGTTGCGCACTGTTTATCATCGGGCTGAACTTGTTTCCGGTTCGCTACTATGGAGAAACAGAATTTTGGCTCGCCGGGTTGAAAATAGCGGCGTTGGCGCTATTCATCTTGCTTGGAGCCGGCATGTGGTTGGGAGTGATCGAAGGAGCGGACGGAAGCCCATGGAGCCGTTATGCGACGTACGACGCCTGGTTTCCGCATGGGGTCGGCGGCATGATCAGCGCCTTGCTTGTCGTCATGTTTTCATACGGCGGTGCGGAGCTGATCGGTGTAGCGGTGACAGAGATGAAAGACGCTGACCGGGTGCTGCCGCGGGTGATCAAAACGACGATATGGCGGGTCATCGGCTTTTACGTGCTGCCGATCGCCATCATTTGCGGCATCATGTCATGGAACGCCGTATCGGCGGAAAACAGCCCGTTCGTCCAAGTGCTCGAGGCCACCGGCATTCCGGGCGCCGCCCATGTGATGAACGCTGTTTTGCTTGTTGCCGTCTTATCGGCGGCGAACACGGGGGTGTATGCCACGTCCCGCTTGCTCTTTTCGATGGCCGAACAAGGAGAAGCGAGCCGCCGCTTGTTGCGGACGACGCGACATGGGGTTCCGATCTACGGGATGGGAATGGTCGCTCTCTGCATCGCTTTAGGGGTCGTTGGCGCGTACTTGGCACCGGGGCGGATCATCGGCGAGCTGATGACAATCCCTGGGTTTACGGTGCTGATCGTCTGGATGATGATCGGCGCGGCCCAACTGAAACTGCGGCCGCATTACGATACCAATCCATTCTTCCGCGTCAAAGCATTTCCGTACACGACGCTCATCGCCGTCGTGTCGCTCGGCGCGATTTGGGTGAGCTTTTTATTTCAGCGCGATCATCGAATCGGGTCGGTTCTTTGCCTGGTGATCCTGGCGGTTCTGGCGATGTATGGGGCGGTCAAAGAAAAACAGCGCCGGCGGCCGGAACCAAACGCCGACGAACAATCCGCCTGAATAAGAGTTCAGAAAAACAGGCGCTCGTGCCGTTATGGCCGGCGCCTGTTCTCTTGTCGTCCCCAACTGTTTCCGCGCCTTCATCCCATGCCCGCCAGCTCATAACCGCCATGCCGAGCGGCAAAATCAGCGCTTGCCCGTCCACACGTTGCTCGGCCCATAAACGATGCAAACTGACCGCGGCCCCGTATACGAACCAACCGAGGCAAAACAACAATGCTCCCAGCCAAAACCATTTCATCGTGTTCCCTTCCGCCGAAAGAGGCGGATTTCCTCGCTCACACCTTCTGTCATCCAGCAGACTCTTGATTTCATTCTACCTTGATGTCCATAAAAAACAACCGGACTGACCGAAAAGGTGGGCCTCCTTCAAGACTGGCACAACATATAGCGCGAAAAAAGAAGACGGATGCGCAGATGGGAAGAGGGTGTCCCGATCCTTCTTTTAGGACACCCTCGTCGTGCCATGGACAATATTGTGCACGGAATGATGGAAAAGGGGCGTCTCGCCGCTTCGGAGCCCCTCGCTGCGCGTATGGTTGATTCCTTATTTCACCGGCGACAGTTCATCTTCGGTCACCCATTTATGGTTGGTCACTTGTTCGCCAGTTTCTGTATCGATGTAATCAACCATATACACCGTCGTCGGTTGAGCGGAGTCGATGACGGCTTTCGCGCCTTTCATCCCTTTCATATGGTCAGCGTTCAAAACGACTTCGTCACCTGGCTGAAACGGCTCATCCCCGGCGTTTTCGATTTCTTCGTGGATCACCCATTTATGGTTTTTGACCGGAGGACCGCCCGTTGTCGGCGTGTACGTCACCGTATAGACAGTCGTGTCAAACGCCCCGGAAACGGTCGCTTCCGCCCCGTTCATCCCCGGCATATGGTCGGCGTGAATGATGACTTTGCTTCCGACCGGGTAGGATGGCTGTTTCGCTTCTTCCAATCCAGCCGGGATGTCGCCTGAACCAGAGTGATTCATTTCCCCGTGGCCGGCATTATGGGTGTTTTCTTCTCGGGTGGCGTTGTTTTCTTTTGGCGCCGCTTCGTCATTTCCAGCGCCGGCACAGGCGGACAGCAACAAAGCCGCTGCCAAAGAAGCAACTCCCCATACGATTCTCCCGTTTTTCACGTTTTTCACCCTCCTTGCCTTCTTATCATATCCCACATTTGTGCAGATTTTATGGAGATGCGGTGAAAAGACAGCCGATTCTCGCCATGTTCAATGGGAGAAACCGCATAAAATCGGCTCTCTTTCCTGACACAACGCGCCGATGTCTGCCCAGCTTGATCATCCTAAACCGAGAACCCCTACCTCTAAGCGCTTCCGCAGGTGGTGGGAGTATGTCACTTCTCAAGAAAAAATGCCGGCTCCTTTACCTCGGACGGCAAAGGGGAAAACCGGCGTTGGGTGCGCCTCACGATGCTTAACGGCACAGCGCTTCACCCCCGCTTGCCGCTGCCTTCGCTCATGTAATGATCTCGGTCTTTGAACGCCCTAGTCGCGATCAACCCGCTGCAGAACGAAAACGGCATCCCCCCGTTCTCCCGAGGGAATGCCGCATCGTTAGACGACATCATATCCTTGATCTTCAATCGCGGTTTTCAACTGATCAACAGTCACTGTCGCCTCATCGTACTCGACGTCGACCGTCCCTTGTTCCAAATGGACGTCGACCCGGCGGACGCCCTCGAGCTGTTGTAAGGCATTGGTGACCGCTGCTTTGCAATGGCCGCATGTCATTCCTTGCACGTGTAACGTAATCGTCATCGTTTGTTCCTCCCGTTATGGTGATAGTTTCACCTGTTTCAGACGAAGCGCGTTCAGAACGACCGACACGGAGCTAAACGCCATCGCCGCACCGGCGATCCATGGCTCCAATAAGCCGGCGGCAGCGACCGGAATGCCGATCGTATTGTACACTAACGCCCAAAACAAGTTTTGGCGGATGTTTCTCATCGTTTTTCGGCTCAACTCGATCGCCTGCGGGATATGGATCAAATCGCCGCCGACAAGCGTCACGTCGGCCGTTTCAATCGCCACATCGGTGCCGGTGCCAATCGCCATGCCGATATCGGCTTTCGCCAAGGCCGGGGCGTCGTTGATGCCGTCGCCGACCATCGCCACCCGCTTTCCTTGCTGCTGCAGCTTGGCGACGATGTCCGCCTTCTCTTCCGGCAGCACTTCCGCATACACATGACGAATGCCGACTTGGTCGGCGATCGCTTCCGCAGTGCGGCGGTTGTCGCCGGTCACCATGTACACGTCAATGCCCATTTGCGTTATCGTCTGGATGGCCCGTTTCGAGCTTTCTTTCACCGTATCGGCGACGGCGATCAAACCGGCCAACTCTCCATTGATGGCCACCAGCATCGCTGTTTTTCCTTGCGCTTCCAGCGCCGCCATTTGTTCCTCTGCGCTCGCTGCGTCAATCGAACGATCGGTCATGAGCTTGCGTGTGCCGACCAGTACAGATTGGCCATCCACCACCGCTTCAATGCCATGCCCAGCGATGGCCGAGAAACGGTCGAGCGGTTTTCGGGCGATTCCTTTTTCGTTCCCATACGCGACGATCGCTTGGGCGAGCGGATGTTCTGATGCGCTCTCCGCCGAAACGGCATACACCAGCATGTCCTCCCGGAGCGTGATGACATCGGTCACTTCCGGTTTGCCTTTCGTCACCGTTCCCGTCTTATCGAGCAACACGGCTTGGATTTGCTGCGTTCTCTCTAGGTACTCACCTCCTTTAAAGAGAATGCCGTATTCCGCCCCCTTGCCGGTCCCGACCATAATCGATGTCGGCGTCGCCAAGCCGAGCGCGCACGGACAGGCGATGACGAGCACGGCGATGGCCGCTTCTAAGGCGGCGGTGACGTCGCCCGGCGCCACGAAAAAGTACCAAACGAGAAACGAAACGGCCGCGATGGCGACGACAATCGGGACAAAAATGCCGGAGATGACATCGGCCATCCGCTGAATCGGCGCCTTGGACCCTTGCGCTTCCTCGACGATGCGGACAATGTGGGCAAGCGCCGTATCTTTCCCGACTTTTTCCGCCCGGATGGTCAAAACGCCGTTTTGGTTGATCGTGGCGCCAATGACGGAGTCGCCTTCTTTTTTATCGACCGGAATCGATTCGCCCGTGATCATCGATTCGTCGACCGATGAGGCCCCAGCGATGACCGTTCCGTCCACCGGAATTTTTTCACCGGGCCGCACGATAATCGTATCGCCGACAACGACTTGTTCAAGCGGTACGTTTTGTTCGGCGCCGTTGCGGAGGACGGTCGCCTCTTTCGCCTGCAGGCTCAGCAGCTTCGAAATCGCTTCTGTCGTCCGCCCTTTAGCGAGCGCCTCGACATATTTGCCAACTAAAACGAGTGTAATCAATACCGCGCTTGTCTCAAAATACAATCTTGGCGCATAGCCTGGATCAGCCAACGTTTTGAGCGCCTCATACAAGCTGTAAACATAGGCCGCCGACGTGCCGAGAGCGACAAGAACGTCCATGTTCGCGCTCTTGTTGCGCAACGCTCGGTACGCACCGAGATAAAATGGGCCGCCAATGTAAAACTGCACTGGAGTGGCCAAGAGAAGCTGCACCCACGGATTCATCAACCCATGCGGCATCGGCAGACCGAGATCGAGCGGCAAATGGGCGATCATCGTATACAACAGCGGCAGCGAGAGCACCGTTGACAACATGAGCCGGCGCCGCTTTTGTTTCCATTCGTCTTCATGGCGGACATCCGTTTGCTCCTCGCGGAGGCGTCCTTTGTAGCCAAGATGCTCGATTTTCCTGAGGATCTCCTCGATGGACAGCACGCCTTCTTCGTATTCGACGACGGCGCTGTTCGTCGCTAAGTTGACCGTCGCCGCGGTGATGCCTTCCAACCGTTTTAACCCTTTTTCAATCCGAGTCGCGCACGCCGCGCACGTCATCCCGGCAATATCGAGCGTTACCTTTTCCTTTGCCACGCCATAGCCTAATTGTTCAATTTTCGTTTCAATATCCCGAAGGCGCTGTTTTTCGGAATCGTATTGAATCGTCGCCCGCTCCATCGCCAAGTTGACGTTCGCCTGGACTCCGTCTAGTTTGTTCAACACTTTTTCGATCCGGTTGGCGCAGGCGGCGCACGTCATGCCGGTGATGTGGAGCGTCACCGTTTTCGATTCTCCCATCGGTCATCCCCCCTTACTTCGAAACGTGTTTGATCACATCCATCAGCTCGCGAAGCGATTGTTCGCCGTTTCCTTCGCGGATCGCTTTCGCCACGCAATGGCTGGCATGACGTTCAAGCAGCTGCATTCCTACTTGGCGCAGCGCCGCTTGGATGGCGGAAATTTGCACTAAAATATCAATGCAATAGCGATTGTCTTCCACCATTTTTTGCACGCCGCGCACTTGCCCTTCGATGCGCTTCAACCGTTTCATG is part of the Geobacillus sp. 46C-IIa genome and encodes:
- a CDS encoding heavy metal translocating P-type ATPase, with translation MGESKTVTLHITGMTCAACANRIEKVLNKLDGVQANVNLAMERATIQYDSEKQRLRDIETKIEQLGYGVAKEKVTLDIAGMTCAACATRIEKGLKRLEGITAATVNLATNSAVVEYEEGVLSIEEILRKIEHLGYKGRLREEQTDVRHEDEWKQKRRRLMLSTVLSLPLLYTMIAHLPLDLGLPMPHGLMNPWVQLLLATPVQFYIGGPFYLGAYRALRNKSANMDVLVALGTSAAYVYSLYEALKTLADPGYAPRLYFETSAVLITLVLVGKYVEALAKGRTTEAISKLLSLQAKEATVLRNGAEQNVPLEQVVVGDTIIVRPGEKIPVDGTVIAGASSVDESMITGESIPVDKKEGDSVIGATINQNGVLTIRAEKVGKDTALAHIVRIVEEAQGSKAPIQRMADVISGIFVPIVVAIAAVSFLVWYFFVAPGDVTAALEAAIAVLVIACPCALGLATPTSIMVGTGKGAEYGILFKGGEYLERTQQIQAVLLDKTGTVTKGKPEVTDVITLREDMLVYAVSAESASEHPLAQAIVAYGNEKGIARKPLDRFSAIAGHGIEAVVDGQSVLVGTRKLMTDRSIDAASAEEQMAALEAQGKTAMLVAINGELAGLIAVADTVKESSKRAIQTITQMGIDVYMVTGDNRRTAEAIADQVGIRHVYAEVLPEEKADIVAKLQQQGKRVAMVGDGINDAPALAKADIGMAIGTGTDVAIETADVTLVGGDLIHIPQAIELSRKTMRNIRQNLFWALVYNTIGIPVAAAGLLEPWIAGAAMAFSSVSVVLNALRLKQVKLSP
- a CDS encoding amino acid permease is translated as MEHSRSSLQKGLLPRHVQLMALGGMIGTGIFKGSSDTIHMAGPSVILTYLLGGALLFLIMAALAEMAIAYPGENVQHLIRRAFGFRWSFLVGWLYWANWTLVTVVELLAAGSFLRYWMPSVPLWLLALSCALFIIGLNLFPVRYYGETEFWLAGLKIAALALFILLGAGMWLGVIEGADGSPWSRYATYDAWFPHGVGGMISALLVVMFSYGGAELIGVAVTEMKDADRVLPRVIKTTIWRVIGFYVLPIAIICGIMSWNAVSAENSPFVQVLEATGIPGAAHVMNAVLLVAVLSAANTGVYATSRLLFSMAEQGEASRRLLRTTRHGVPIYGMGMVALCIALGVVGAYLAPGRIIGELMTIPGFTVLIVWMMIGAAQLKLRPHYDTNPFFRVKAFPYTTLIAVVSLGAIWVSFLFQRDHRIGSVLCLVILAVLAMYGAVKEKQRRRPEPNADEQSA
- a CDS encoding DNA polymerase IV; translated protein: MQTERESHGRIIFHVDANSFFASCEIARDPSLQKKPVVVAGDPKERKGIVLAASYIAKQQFGIYTTMPLWEAKKRCPALVVRPPDFALYREMSRRLFQCLQRFSPVLERASIDEGYLDMTGRMPMVHPLTLARHIQQELLERLSIPVSIGIAPNKFLAKMAIGRKKPLGITVLRKRDVPFVLWPLPVEQMHGVGDKTAKKLHALGLHTIGDLAKADRERLRQTFGIYGPRLYERANGIDPRPVDPAAAEKRKSIGHSTTLPYDIEEEQKLLAVLRQLAESVGARMSEKRVASRTVQLTIRYHDFHTITRSQTGMEPLWDAQEIFSYAARLFQKHWNGRPVRLLGVAALHVFDRAGAVKQLDLFHYEKEAKMETLWKTVEQLRAKFGAHALQTGVELRSSDRQTKEGEER
- a CDS encoding metal-sensing transcriptional repressor; this translates as MTHPPQEEHAVHHTMVPRTKEEVENIMKRLKRIEGQVRGVQKMVEDNRYCIDILVQISAIQAALRQVGMQLLERHASHCVAKAIREGNGEQSLRELMDVIKHVSK
- a CDS encoding PH domain-containing protein — encoded protein: MMTKRRLHPIAMATGVGRELKHALLPLLVVVVAGSRGDFSWRDLVMPLLVFAYTIVAGVLSWVRFKYGWDGQTLEVEEGLFVRKKRTIPFERIQGISTAEGIWQRLAGVVKVQIETAGSGPGEAEVVLAAVSREEVRRLQREIERAKEQAEASHLQNERENQPLPPPLFTLSVKEVWLAAVTSGGAFGVVAAVWAFLSQLGDLIPYEALFRNVQATWNGHGRWYIGAAGLVALLAAYGVAIGQNMIRFASFAVRRQEDTIVITRGWLERQTVSVPIGRVQGVMIHESWLRRLFGYATVSLIHAGGALDGGPLGDVVLCPLVKKERVSSIVHACLPEYDLGVALRPLPKRAQLRYMLRPLYWLAAPLALAAYIERPWGAGLLFALPLALWIGARRYQAAGWSLSSGQLTLRSGWFRRTTTYMVKRRLQAVEVSATWWQQRKRLATISAAVMPLGTRVCVVDVDEENAALIYRWLQGDGRNQA
- a CDS encoding YdhK family protein translates to MKNGRIVWGVASLAAALLLSACAGAGNDEAAPKENNATREENTHNAGHGEMNHSGSGDIPAGLEEAKQPSYPVGSKVIIHADHMPGMNGAEATVSGAFDTTVYTVTYTPTTGGPPVKNHKWVIHEEIENAGDEPFQPGDEVVLNADHMKGMKGAKAVIDSAQPTTVYMVDYIDTETGEQVTNHKWVTEDELSPVK
- the copZ gene encoding copper chaperone CopZ encodes the protein MTITLHVQGMTCGHCKAAVTNALQQLEGVRRVDVHLEQGTVDVEYDEATVTVDQLKTAIEDQGYDVV
- a CDS encoding PH domain-containing protein codes for the protein MLRNSGKPISEKAITVWRLTGALGALAGGVIIGGIAWVLWRFHVPEWWLAPLAGIWGVGAILWVGWLPPLRQKRWRYDIRDEEIEIQHGVWSTTWTLVPMNRVQHVDVRQGPLLKRYGLASVVIFTAATVHEIPALSESEAERLCRLIAERAKAADQDDD